GAAGAGGCGCTCGTCGATATGGAGGTGGCACTCGCCAAGGGCCATGACGGGCGGGATGCCGACCGGCTTTTTCACGCGCGCATCGCGCGCGCCGCCGGCAATAGTGTCTTTGCGGCCCTTGTCGATGGCCTTTGGGAGGGGATGTCGGCACCCCTTTTCCACAATCTGAGCAATCTGACGAGGCTTTCCGAGCAAGGCCGGATGACGATCAGGGATCATCGCGCGATCCTCCATTGCCTGGTCGCTCGCGACCCCGTAGGCGCGCGCGCGGCGATGGCGGCGCATTTGAATCACGTCGAGTCGATCCTTGCCGGTAGGTTCGACCTTGCCGCGAGCCAAAAGCACGAACGGCGCAAGGGTGGTCGACGCAATCGATGACGTCATTGCCGATCGACCCGCTTCTGCCCAAGATCGCGCAGCAGTTGTGCGAAAGGAATGCCGTTGTTCTTGTCGCACCACCCGGTGCCGGCAAAACGACGCGAGTGCCATTGGCGCTTCTCTCCGAACCCTGGCTCGCCAATACTGGAATCCTGTTGCTCGAGCCTCGCCGGCTCGCGGCCCGTGCGGCGGCGGCGCGGATGGCCGCCATTTTGGGCGAAAGAGTTGGCGGAACCGTAGGCTATCGAATAAGGCTCGAACGGCG
This genomic interval from Alphaproteobacteria bacterium contains the following:
- a CDS encoding FadR/GntR family transcriptional regulator; this translates as MPLQPLETQRLYQQAAGQIRDLIRSGEYGPGARLPPERELAKRLRISRPTVREAMIALEIAGMIEIRAGAGIFVCDKSAPGRHTILPALDAGPSPFDLLEARRLLECESVERAAKSASNADLASIEEALVDMEVALAKGHDGRDADRLFHARIARAAGNSVFAALVDGLWEGMSAPLFHNLSNLTRLSEQGRMTIRDHRAILHCLVARDPVGARAAMAAHLNHVESILAGRFDLAASQKHERRKGGRRNR